In Gammaproteobacteria bacterium, the sequence AGCAATCCTTGCCCGAGCAGCAGATAGCCGCTCAGGGATTCGAGCACATGCTGCCAAGGACGTGTAGCCTGCGGCGAACGGATTTCCAACGGTTTGCCGCAAGCGATCGCCCGCACCAGGTCGGGGATCAGCCGGTCTTCGGACCAGTCGCCGCCGCCGATGACATTTCCGGCTCGCGCAGTAGCCAGCAAGGGGCTATGCGCCTCATGAAAAAATGCGCTGCGATAACTGGCCGCCACCAGTTCCGCTGCGGCTTTCGATGCGCTGTAAGGATCGTGCCCGCCGAGGCGATCCGATTCGTTGTAGCCGCGATCCCATTCCTTGTTCTCGTAGCACTTGTCGGTGGTCACCGCCACGATGGCGCGCACACTCTTCGCATTGCGGCATGCTTCGAACAAGTTGGCAGTGCCCATGACATTGGTCGCCCAGGTTTCCAATGGCTCGCGATAGGAGCGGCGCACGAGCGGCTGCGCGGCCAGATGAAGAACGATCTCGGGCTGAATATTTTTTACGACGCTTTCCAGAGCAGAATAATCGCGGATGTCCAGCCTGTGGTCCGGCATGTCCAGCTTGAGCAAATCCCAATGATTGGGGTTCGTATCCGGCGGCAGCGCCACACCGGACACCTCCGCTCCCA encodes:
- the rfbG gene encoding CDP-glucose 4,6-dehydratase: MKLFGGLYHGRKVLLTGHTGFKGSWLALWLTQLGAEVSGVALPPDTNPNHWDLLKLDMPDHRLDIRDYSALESVVKNIQPEIVLHLAAQPLVRRSYREPLETWATNVMGTANLFEACRNAKSVRAIVAVTTDKCYENKEWDRGYNESDRLGGHDPYSASKAAAELVAASYRSAFFHEAHSPLLATARAGNVIGGGDWSEDRLIPDLVRAIACGKPLEIRSPQATRPWQHVLESLSGYLLLGQGLLEGRKEFAQAWNFGPAPEDNRSVAEILARLKIHWPELDWKTTDRPQPHEAGLLYLDSSKAHTRLGWQPTWSLDDALTATAEWYRAYLLDGHIESRSQLAAFIAQAQIAQREWAA